One stretch of Microvirga lotononidis DNA includes these proteins:
- a CDS encoding HTH domain-containing protein: MSRAERLFDLLQILRRHRRPVSGAVLAREAGISLRTLYRDIGSLQGMGAQIEGEPGLGYVLKPGFLLPPLMFSAQEIEALSLGLQWVGRRTDADMGQAARNVMAKVAAVLPAELRERMEDDAMIVGHGWERPQAVDLALLRRALNESRKLSLAYTDEKGASTARVVWPVSLGFFESTRVLAAWCELRGGFRHFRADRIEAAEILPERLPRPRRQLMKEWRNTLLPESDSGVRYSISRSHDTREIPMSTDTKSADLVLYTNPQSRGGIVHWMLEEIGCPYTIKVLEYGTTMKAPEYLAINPMGKVPAIRHGNAIVTEAAAICAYLADAFPEACLAPAPEHRGDYYRWLFFTAGCLEPAASNHVLGWNPSPDMEARFGYGSYGRVLDTLDAWLQDRTYVAGDRFTAADVLLASHLQWGMTTGMIEKRRAFEAYIANHVTRPAATRADEQAEKLSAQQAWKAA; the protein is encoded by the coding sequence ATGTCCCGCGCCGAACGCCTCTTCGACCTGCTGCAAATCCTCCGCCGCCACCGCCGCCCCGTCAGCGGCGCGGTGCTGGCCCGGGAGGCCGGGATTTCGCTGCGCACGCTCTATCGCGACATCGGCTCGCTCCAGGGCATGGGCGCACAGATCGAAGGCGAGCCGGGGCTCGGCTATGTGCTCAAGCCCGGCTTCCTGCTGCCGCCCCTGATGTTCTCCGCCCAGGAGATCGAGGCGCTGTCGCTCGGCCTGCAATGGGTCGGGCGGCGCACCGATGCCGATATGGGACAGGCAGCCCGCAACGTGATGGCCAAAGTCGCCGCGGTCCTGCCCGCCGAGCTGCGCGAGCGCATGGAGGACGACGCGATGATCGTCGGCCACGGCTGGGAGCGGCCGCAGGCGGTCGATCTCGCGCTCCTGCGGCGGGCGCTGAACGAGAGCCGCAAGCTGTCTCTTGCCTATACCGACGAGAAGGGCGCGAGCACCGCGCGGGTTGTGTGGCCCGTGTCGCTCGGCTTCTTCGAATCGACCCGTGTGCTGGCGGCCTGGTGCGAGCTGCGCGGCGGCTTCCGGCATTTCCGCGCCGACCGGATCGAGGCGGCGGAGATCCTGCCCGAGCGCCTGCCCCGGCCACGCCGGCAGCTCATGAAGGAATGGCGGAACACGCTGCTGCCAGAATCTGACAGTGGCGTGCGCTATTCCATCTCCCGTTCACACGACACCAGGGAGATCCCCATGAGCACGGATACCAAGAGCGCAGACCTCGTCCTCTACACCAATCCGCAATCGCGCGGCGGCATCGTGCACTGGATGCTGGAGGAGATCGGCTGCCCCTACACCATCAAGGTGCTGGAATACGGGACCACGATGAAGGCGCCGGAATACCTCGCCATCAACCCGATGGGCAAGGTGCCGGCGATCAGGCACGGCAACGCGATCGTCACGGAGGCCGCTGCGATCTGCGCCTATCTGGCCGATGCCTTCCCCGAGGCGTGCCTCGCGCCTGCGCCGGAGCATCGCGGCGACTATTACCGCTGGCTCTTCTTCACGGCCGGCTGCCTCGAGCCCGCCGCCTCCAACCACGTCCTCGGCTGGAACCCCTCGCCCGACATGGAAGCCCGCTTCGGCTACGGCTCCTATGGGCGTGTGCTGGATACCCTCGACGCCTGGCTTCAGGACCGGACCTATGTGGCCGGAGACCGCTTCACCGCCGCCGACGTCCTGCTCGCGAGCCATCTGCAATGGGGCATGACGACGGGCATGATCGAAAAGCGCCGCGCCTTCGAAGCCTATATCGCGAACCATGTCACCCGCCCGGCCGCGACGCGTGCGGACGAGCAGGCCGAGAAGCTGTCCGCGCAGCAGGCTTGGAAGGCCGCGTGA